The following are encoded together in the Primulina tabacum isolate GXHZ01 chromosome 18, ASM2559414v2, whole genome shotgun sequence genome:
- the LOC142532259 gene encoding uncharacterized protein LOC142532259, with translation MPPRRALSTDHQDDIPGGGRGPPPPLPSPGDTATRVLEGIARLIEQDQQAPRPQADIYEQFRRLNPKEFGGTTDPFLAEGWVRSLELHIDYLQMRDGDRVRFAIYILRDDASRWWERAAHAVELNTLTWDMFKEMFYGKFFSANVRGRLTREFMSLRSGTRLRHNSSGNLIGAAILRPFHGCRPEAETAGYDEATACIFQTEQALWHIDSAEATSGPDQFSAKEESVYGATETAGQQKPQGQYRGPGQQWQPQAPGAPRPEGGLPCKHCNKYHYGKCMRSTFRCFVCKQEGHKAADCPQNKGPTTSRAYVMHSEEAEVELDSTLITDNLYT, from the exons ATGCCACCTAGACGTGCTCTTAGTACAGATCATCAGGATGACATTCCTGGAGGCGGCAGAGGCCCTCCTCCACCACTACCATCGCCAGGGGACACAGCTACCCGAGTACTGGAGGGGATAGCTAGATTGATAGAGCAGGACCAGCAGGCGCCCCGACCACAGGCCGATATCTATGAGCAGTTTAgacggctcaacccgaaggagttcgggggtaccaCTGATCCATTCTTGGCAGAGGGATGGGTTAGATCGCTGGAGCTGCACATTGACTACCTACAGATGAGAGATGGCGACCGAGTCAGGTTCGCCATTTATATACTGAGGGATGATGCGTCCCGATGGTGGGAAAGAGCCGCCCATGCAGTCGAATTGAATACTCTTACTTGGGACATGTTCAAGGAGATGTTCTATGGCAAGTTCTTCTCAGCTAATGTCAGGGGCCGCCTgacgagggagtttatgagtcttcGCAGTGGGACTCGTCTGCGGCATAATTCATCCGGAAATTTGATAGGGGCTGCCATTTTACGCCCATTCCATGGATGCCGCCCAGAAGCCGAG ACGGCGGGATATGATGAGGCCACCGCCTGCATTTTTCAGACGGAGCAGGCTCTGTGGCACATAGACTCTGCGGAAGCGACATCAGGCCCAGACCAGTTCTCAGCCAAAGAAGAATCAGTATATGGGGCCACCGAGACAGcagggcagcagaagccccagggaCAGTATAGGGGGCCAGGACAGCAGTGGCAACCTCAGGCACCAGGGGCTCCCAGGCCGGAGGGAGGGCTGCCATGCAAGCATTGCAACAAATATCATTATGGCAAATGCATGCGGAGCACCTTCAGATGCTTCGTATGCAAACAGGAGGGGCACAAGGCGGCAGATTGCCCTCAGAACAAGGGTCCCACTACCAGCAGGGCATATGTGATGCATTCTGAGGAGGCTGAGGTGGAGCTCGATTCTACTTTGATTACCGATAACCTTTACACTTAA